One window from the genome of Capsicum annuum cultivar UCD-10X-F1 unplaced genomic scaffold, UCD10Xv1.1 ctg2517, whole genome shotgun sequence encodes:
- the LOC107850830 gene encoding uncharacterized protein LOC107850830 isoform X2: MLWYSVVKITLFPICEVRQSDFGDQTRIKMYFPRKGSQFTPSHHSVDFYWKIIALWFSEVYYLSCYKLVRVEEKMLAHLCLRFRTDSVGLQQQETLQTLPKVIL, encoded by the exons ATGCTGTG GTATTCTGTTGTTAAGATCACTCTTTTTCCTATCTGTGAAGTGAGGCAATCGGACTTTGGAGATCAGACAAGAATCAAAATGTACTTTCCCAGGAAAGGTTCCCAATTTACACCTTCACATCATTCCGTTGACTTTTATTGGAAGATTATTGCCCTATGGTTTTCag AGGTATACTATTTAAGCTGCTACAAGCTGGTGCGCGTTGAAGAAAAAATGCTTGCTCACCTGTGTTTGAGGTTTAGAACTGATTCGGTAGGTCTGCAGCAGCAAGAAACTCTACAAACACTGCCAAAAGTTATTCTATAG
- the LOC107850830 gene encoding uncharacterized protein LOC107850830 isoform X1: MKLQKWKIIIQMRSNKTERNCYKLKLLEGFKRLIKLRYSVVKITLFPICEVRQSDFGDQTRIKMYFPRKGSQFTPSHHSVDFYWKIIALWFSEVYYLSCYKLVRVEEKMLAHLCLRFRTDSVGLQQQETLQTLPKVIL, translated from the exons ATGAAACTGCAGAAGTGGAAGATTATAATCCAAATGCGCTCAAACAAAACTGAACGAAATTGCTACAAATTAAAGCTTTTGGAGGGATTCAAAAGATTGATCAAATTGAG GTATTCTGTTGTTAAGATCACTCTTTTTCCTATCTGTGAAGTGAGGCAATCGGACTTTGGAGATCAGACAAGAATCAAAATGTACTTTCCCAGGAAAGGTTCCCAATTTACACCTTCACATCATTCCGTTGACTTTTATTGGAAGATTATTGCCCTATGGTTTTCag AGGTATACTATTTAAGCTGCTACAAGCTGGTGCGCGTTGAAGAAAAAATGCTTGCTCACCTGTGTTTGAGGTTTAGAACTGATTCGGTAGGTCTGCAGCAGCAAGAAACTCTACAAACACTGCCAAAAGTTATTCTATAG
- the LOC107850830 gene encoding uncharacterized protein LOC107850830 isoform X3 — MHHGPFLLIMSVRQSDFGDQTRIKMYFPRKGSQFTPSHHSVDFYWKIIALWFSEVYYLSCYKLVRVEEKMLAHLCLRFRTDSVGLQQQETLQTLPKVIL; from the exons ATGCATCATGGTCCTTTTTTATTGATAATGAGTG TGAGGCAATCGGACTTTGGAGATCAGACAAGAATCAAAATGTACTTTCCCAGGAAAGGTTCCCAATTTACACCTTCACATCATTCCGTTGACTTTTATTGGAAGATTATTGCCCTATGGTTTTCag AGGTATACTATTTAAGCTGCTACAAGCTGGTGCGCGTTGAAGAAAAAATGCTTGCTCACCTGTGTTTGAGGTTTAGAACTGATTCGGTAGGTCTGCAGCAGCAAGAAACTCTACAAACACTGCCAAAAGTTATTCTATAG
- the LOC107848984 gene encoding uncharacterized protein LOC107848984, translating into MGSSTALSLGSLNQTSQFLYPCPQCYSNWKSNSSSLFSSYGNNKRSLTCFSSNKKIGFMDQILDYIEGGPKLRKWYGAPDLLPKDGSLSEENESSEEDEVRDAVLVTDGDNEIGQMVILSLIIKRTRIKAMVKDKRAAMEAFGTYVEPIAGDARDRSMLKKALRGVRAVICPNEGFVSNIESWKGLQHVILLSQLSVYRGSSGVQAIVTANARKQAEQDESLVMASGIPYTIIRTGLLVNAPGGNQGFNFKEGCASQGKLSKEDAAFICVEALDTLPQKGLIVEVVNGEEKVMDWKVCFATLIERSVL; encoded by the exons ATGGGGAGTTCAACAGCTTTATCTCTTGGTAGTTTGAATCAAACTTCCCAGTTCTTGTACCCATGCCCACAGTGCTACAGCAATTGGAAGAGCAACTCCTCTTCATTGTTTTCCTCATATGGAAATAATAAGCGTTCTCTCACTTGCTTTTCTTCCAATAAAAAAATTGGTTTCATGGACCAAATTCTTGATTACATTGAAG GGGGTCCGAAGTTAAGGAAATGGTATGGGGCACCTGACCTCCTTCCAAAAGATGGGTCTCTTTCAGAAGAAAATGAGTCTTCTG AAGAAGATGAAGTCAGGGATGCAGTTTTAGTTACCGATGGAGATAATGAGATTGGTCAG ATGGTCATATTGTCTTTGATAATCAAACGAACTCGGATCAAAGCTATGGTAAAGGATAAGCGGGCTGCAATGGAAGCTTTTGGTACTTATGTTGAG CCAATAGCAGGTGACGCAAGGGACAGGTCAATGCTAAAGAAGGCTCTACGTGGTGTTCGTGCAGTAATATGCCCAAAT GAAGGTTTTGTATCAAATATAGAGAGTTGGAAAGGTTTACAACATGTGATCCTATTATCTCAG CTGTCTGTTTATAGAGGTTCTAGCGGGGTTCAAGCAATTGTTACTGCCAATGCAAGAAAACAGGCAGAACAAGATGAATCACTGGTTATGGCTTCAGGAATCCCTTACACCATTATTAGAACTGGCTTGTTGGTAAATGCACCGGGTGGAAATCAAGGTTTCAACTTTAAAGAG GGCTGTGCATCACAAGGAAAGCTGAGCAAGGAGGATGCTGCTTTTATCTGTGTAGAGGCTCTTGACACACTGCCACAGAAAGGACTGATAGTTGAG GTGGTCAATGGTGAGGAAAAGGTCATGGATTGGAAAGTGTGTTTTGCAACCTTGATAGAGAGATCGGTGCTGTAA
- the LOC107848985 gene encoding protein ELF4-LIKE 3-like, producing the protein MQVLTEMEDVTSNGIQVDHKVVQTLQRNFVQVQNILDQNRLLINEINQNHESTIPDNLTRNVGLIRELNNNIRRVVDLYADISSSVTISMEAFSGGESTNANQSDHRDGQKRIRSS; encoded by the exons atgcaag TATTGACTGAAATGGAAGATGTCACAAGTAATGGAATTCAAGTTGACCACAAAGTAGTTCAGACATTGCAAAGGAATTTTGTGCAAGTACAGAACATTTTGGATCAAAACAGGTTGTTAATCAACGAGATAAACCAGAACCACGAGTCAACAATCCCAGATAACTTGACTCGAAATGTTGGTCTAATTAGAGAACTAAATAACAACATTAGAAGAGTAGTTGATCTCTATGCTGATATCTCCAGTTCTGTTACCATATCTATGGAGGCTTTCTCCGGGGGTGAATCAACGAATGCTAATCAATCAGATCATAGAGACGGTCAGAAGAGAATTAGGTCCAGCTGA